One Elephas maximus indicus isolate mEleMax1 chromosome X, mEleMax1 primary haplotype, whole genome shotgun sequence DNA segment encodes these proteins:
- the LOC126068746 gene encoding toll-like receptor 13 translates to MDSEHLQPQLLWTILIGLSLPYLAETYGFSKCMQYEFDIHHVFCIQKKITNLINAISDIPGYTTHLNLTQNQIHILPPYTFTNLSALVDLRLQWNFIQEIGMGAFWGLKNLTFLSLVENKIKSVNNSFEGLSNLKTLLLSQNKITHIHKNAFAPLVKLKHVSLSQNNIKNFYNILEAVQHLPCLEYHDLFSNSIISLDHHPRSLVSLTHLSLQRNQLTELNFSALLLPNLTTLDVSQNGHQVIQNVSLETLPLLKGLNLSGTLVNLEALPAKHLQNLREMDLSNQEFRSRHLNLNTVCHLLRNLPILETLVFQKNGADAEGIKYLSNCTRLLSLDLGKNNDLVYLNDSEFDAMPSLQRMNLNKCQLSFVSNRTWSARQNLEALDLSYNKFKSFPDFAFSPLWCLQSLFLSRNPITELDNMAFYGLYSLKELNLGGCWIVTIDKYSLAPFPNLESLHLRNNNIRYLKHKTFQFLKKLKVLILSCNHLEAIEKSAFSGLTNLYKLDLAYNILSGFYADIFLGLENLEILDLSFNKITYETIRTLKIPPFINLKSLKQLNLEGQMHGIQVVPTSFFQGLNSLQELLLGKNPMVFLDQLQFDSLTNLTKLDISGTRAEDRNLYLDTSLSHKLKKLKVLHLENNNIESLTPGMFSGLEGLQVFSLRFNNLKVINQSHLENLKSLMYFDIYRNKLQCNCDNVWFKNWSINTENVHIPHLWSYTCQQSNTQSLLIDFDDNVCNFDLGKVCCFFAFSLVLITMIFSWFDVKITSSLWYGLYIFKTWCLAKWYKREKDFTYDAFVSFTATDEQWVYEELVLALEEGGQPTSKLCLHHRDFEPGVDIFENIQNAINTSRKTLCVVSSHYLHSEWCRLEVQLASIKMFYEHEDVIILIFLEEIPNYKLSSYHRFQKLVNRKTFITWPDSAHERPLFRARVRNALDNKTVENDNAQLIVAE, encoded by the coding sequence CACGAATTTGATAAATGCCATTAGTGACATCCCTGGATACACCACTCACCTCAACCTGACACAGAACCAAATTCATATCCTTCCTCCCTATACCTTCACTAATTTGTCTGCCCTGGTGGACTTGCGACTGCAGTGGAATTTCATTCAGGAGATTGGCATGGGGGCCTTTTGGGGACTTAAAAACCTGACCTTTTTGAGTTTAGTAGAAAATAAGATTAAAAGTGTGAACAACTCATTTGAGGGCCTATCCAACTTGAAGACCTTGCTCCTGAGCCAAAATAAAATTACCCATATCCACAAAAATGCCTTTGCCCCCCTTGTCAAATTGAAACATGTAAGCTTATCCCAAAATAATATAAAGAATTTTTACAATATTCTTGAAGCAGTCCAGCATCTTCCATGCCTGGAATACCATGATCTTTTTAGCAACAGCATCATCTCCTTGGACCACCACCCCAGGTCATTGGTATCACTGACCCATCTGAGCCTGCAGAGGAACCAGCTAACAGAGTTAAATTTCTCTGCTTTGTTACTGCCTAATCTGACCACTCTGGATGTCTCTCAGAATGGCCATCAAGTCATCCAGAATGTGTCTCTAGAAACTCTGCCCCTACTTAAGGGCTTGAATCTGAGTGGAACCCTGGTGAACTTAGAAGCACTCCCAGCCAAACACCTGCAGAATCTAAGGGAAATGGACCTCAGTAACCAGGAGTTTAGAAGCAGACACTTAAACTTGAACACAgtatgtcacctcctcagaaacTTACCCATATTAGAGACTTTGGTTTTTCAGAAAAATGGTGCTGATGCAGAGGGCATAAAGTACCTTTCCAACTGTACAAGGCTTTTGTCCCTTGACCTGGGCAAAAACAATGATCTGGTTTACCTCAATGACAGTGAGTTTGATGCTATGCCCAGCCTTCAAAGGATGAATCTAAATAAGTGTCAGCTTTCCTTTGTCAGCAACAGAACTTGGAGTGCCCGCCAGAACTTGGAAGCCCTAGACCTGAGCTACAACAAGTTTAAAAGCTTTCCAgattttgcattttcacccctGTGGTGCCtgcaatctctctttctctctagaaACCCCATCACAGAACTTGATAATATGGCCTTCTATGGGTTGTATTCATTGAAGGAGCTTAACTTAGGTGGGTGCTGGATAGTAACAATTGACAAGTACTCCCTTGCTCCATTTCCAAATTTAGAGAGTTTACACCTTAGAAACAACAATATTCGGTATCTGAAGCATAAAACCTTTCAATTTTTGAAGAAGCTCAAAGTTTTGATTCTCTCTTGCAATCACCTGGAAGCTATAGAGAAGAGTGCATTTTCTGGCCTCACTAACCTATATAAACTTGATCTGGCATACAATATATTGTCAGGATTTTATGCAGACATTTTCTTGGGCCTTGAAAATCTAGAAATTCTGGATCTCAGTTTTAATAAAATTACATATGAAACCATTCGGACCTTGAAAATTCCTCCATTTATAAACCTCAAGTCTCTAAAACAACTCAACCTAGAAGGACAAATGCATGGGATTCAGGTTGTTCCAACCAGCTTCTTCCAAGGACTGAATAGTTTACAGGAGCTACTACTAGGAAAAAATCCCATGGTATTCCTGGACCAGCTCCAGTTTGACTCCCTGACTAATCTCACGAAGTTGGATATCTCAGGAACAAGAGCTGAAGACCGAAATCTCTATTTAGATACTTCTTTATCCCATaaactcaaaaaattaaaagtgcTGCACCTGGAAAATAACAACATAGAATCATTGACCCCTGGTATGTTCTCTGGTTTAGAAGGCCTTCAAGTCTTCTCTTTAAGATTCAACAACCTAAAAGTCATTAATCAAAGTCATCTGGAAAATCTGAAGTCTCTGATGTACTTTGATATCTACAGGAACAAACTGCAGTGCAACTGTGACAATGTGTGGTTCAAGAACTGgtcaataaatacagaaaatgtcCACATCCCCCACCTCTGGAGCTACACCTGTCAGCAGTCAAATACCCAGAGTTTGTTGATAGATTTTGATGATAATGTGTGTAATTTTGATCTGGGGAAGGTCTGCTGCTTCTTTGCCTTCAGTCTGGTCCTCATAACCATGATCTTCTCTTGGTTCGATGTCAAGATAACTTCATCATTGTGGTATGGGCTCTACATATTTAAAACTTGGTGCTTAGCCAAATGGTATAAGAGAGAGAAGGACTTCACCTATGATGCTTTTGTCTCTTTCACTGCCACTGATGAGCAGTGGGTATATGAAGAGCTTGTTCTAGCCCTAGAAGAAGGTGGCCAGCCCACATCTAAGCTCTGTCTGCACCACCGGGACTTTGAACCAGGTGTGGACATCTTTGAGAACATCCAGAATGCCATCAACACCAGCCGGAAAACTTTGTGTGTGGTCAGTAGCCACTATCTGCACAGTGAATGGTGCCGGCTTGAAGTACAGCTGGCCAGCATCAAGATGTTCTATGAGCATGAGGATGTTATCATCTTGATATTCCTGGAAGAGATTCCAAACTATAAGCTATCTAGCTACCACCGATTCCAGAAACTTGTGAATAGGAAAACATTTATCACCTGGCCAGACAGTGCCCATGAAAGGCCACTCTTCCGGGCCCGTGTTAGAAATGCATTGGACAACAAAACTGTGGAGAATGACAATGCACAGCTAATTGTGGCTGAATGA